A window of Brevinema andersonii genomic DNA:
AATTTCTTGACAAACACCTTGAAAGGCTTGATAACGAATCTATTCCTCTTTCCAGCATCAGTGAAACAAGCCGTTCTACTTTTTTTGCTGATGATGTCGAATCATTCGAGCACTTTAAAGAAGATTTTTCTAAAGCCGTTAAAAAAATCGTGCTTATTGCCGTTATTTTTATTACATTTGGTATCGCTTCATGGACATTTATAGCACAACCAGTCCGCGTTGAAAATTTATATAAAAAAGGTTTGTTAGCTGTCCAAGAAACTCGTTTTACGGAAGGCGAGAGTTTGTTTAATCAGGCCCAGCAGACAGCAGGAAAACCCAGTCTTAAATGGAATTTAAAATTTGCATCAGTCTATGCAGCCAAAAATATGATTCAGCTTGCCGAAATAAAATATAAAAATGCACTCATCATCGAGCCCAAAAATATTGCCGCCGCCAAACAAGCCGCTGATTTCTATACAAATTTGACACCTCCTGATTTTTCAGCAGCTATCAATATTTTCAATAAGTTGAGTTCTATATACCCTAACAATTTCGAAGTCTGGGATTATTATGGTGGGTTATACATGGCAAAAGCCGAAGCTATCAGAAATGATCAAGCCATTCAAACAGAAATATATTATCAAGCCGCAGATATTTACAAAAATTTCATTCTCAACAACTTAAAAAATATTGCACCTTACTATCGTATGATCGATATCTACATAAAAACTGATAACATTCAAAAAGTAAAAGAAATTTATAATATTGTTGAACAGCTACATCCTAAATTTCTCAACCTTGATGTTCTCACAAAACTGTTGGCATATTATATAGACCGGCGAGAGCTAGCTGATGCTGAAAAGATTTTCCGACTTGTTATACCATTTGTCGATAGGAATATTCAAAAAATGCCTGCATTCCAAAAATCGTTGCAGCAGCATTACAATATCCCACCAAACAAAGTTTCCAACATTCTCAGCGATACGTATTATGAGTTTGCGCGTTACAATATTCTCTCTTCAGATATTCCAAAAGCAACAAAATTATTAACTAACTCAATCAAATTAAATGTCAAGAACGCAAAAAGTTATAATTTGTTAGGCGAAGCAGTTCTTATAACTCCGTCAATTCCCGACCGTTTGACACAAGCTAAAAATTTATTTGATCAAGCATTGTCTATAGAACCCTTAAGCTACCGGCCCCATATAAATTTAGGTCATTTATACTTTTATTGGGATAAAGAATCAGGAAATTCATCCCAGTCGTTAAATACAGCTTTATTCCATTACAGGACAGCAAAAGCCCTTATGCCTGTAAAAGTAAAAGATTTTCTGCTTAACTATAACCTTGGCTGGCTGGAATATTACAATAAAAATTTCCAAGATACCCTAACGCTTTGGAGCGATATTTATAAAGAAGAACCTGGCAATCCTACTTTGAGTTACGCATTAGGAAGTGTGTTGTACCAGGTCAATAATCCACGTTTGTCGCAAGTGGAATTTCAAAAAGCAGCCAATACTTACCAAAATTTGATGCAGAACATTCTTGTACCTGAATTGAACAATAAAAGACATGTAGAAATTTATACACAGTATGCTAAAGCACGAAACAATTTAGGTGTTATCAATGTGAACTATGCAAAAGCCAATCAAGCACGAGCACTTTTCTTCGAGAAAGAAGCTTTATTGAATTTTTATGCAGCTAAAGATGCTGCTGATCGAATAAATATTATTTACAATTATGTGGAATATAATATTTTGGTTTTATCTCACCAAAATATTAGAAATCGTACAGTAGAATTTGACAACGAAATCCCTAAAAATACAACACTTAACAATAAGAATAGTGAATTTAAATCTTTCCTACTTCAGGAGATATAATATTTTCCGAAAGATATCGCACCAAATATGCTGCTGCCGCTGCTGCTTGAGGAGCTTTTAAAATCCGTGTTCCTAGAGAAGAGAATATACACTCTATATTAGAAAAACTTTTAATTTCATTAGGCGAAAAACCGCCTTCAGGGCCAATAACAAATGCTGTATGCTCAAATATACTTGACTCAGGAAAGCCTAAAATTCTAGTATGAGTATGTTCCCAAAATACTATTTTTGTTGAAAATTGCATTAATTGCTGCAAAAAATAATCGAACATTTGCGATTCTTCAACAATACAAGAAAATAAGCCTCCTACTTTTTTAATAGCCTCATTAGCTATTTTTTGGCGTCTTTGTTGCTTTTTAACCCTATCTTTTGAATTAAATTTTGGTATCGAACGCTCACTATAAAAAGGGATAATCCTTTGAATACCAATCTCAGCCAGCATGCTAATCGATTGTTCCATAGCATCATTTTTAAGTTCAGCAATACAAGCTGAAACAGATAACGGAATCTCATTACCTTGATATTTCGCAATGACCCGCAGATTTCCAAAAGTATCAAGCATCTCTAATTCTGCAATTCCGCCCCTACCGTCTGCAGCTTCAAAAACACCTCCTGGACGCAACCTTAGAACTTTAATCATATGATGAACCTGATCAACAGAAGGCTGAAAAATGGATTGTTCATCCGGAATGTCCGAAAACATAAACCGTCTCATAGTAATTCCTTATCTGGCAGGAATAATTCTCCGCGATTTTTTCCGTACATTTCAAGAAAATTCGCTAATATGGCTTGAGCTGCATACCGATCGATATTTTGTTTCAATTTTTTACCCCTTTTTCCAGAAGCAATCAAATGAAGCCGGGTTTCTTTAGAAGATAATGTTTCATCTTGCCAGTAAATAGGAAAAGAAAATTCTTGCGCAAGCCGGCATCCAAATGAAACTACAAATGGCAAAAATGAATTTTCACCATCATGAACTGGCTTGCCTAAAACAAAACAATCAATACGATAAAAGGGGACGATTTTTTTGAGATAATTCCAAAAATTCTCATCATTGGGAACAACTTCAAAAGGAGATGCAATAATTCTCATATCGTCGGTCATTGCAAGACCAATGCGCTTTGTCCCAACATCCATAGCAAGAATCCTAGCCACTAATTGTATCCTGCATATGCTCTATAATATAATCTGCAACCTTCTCAATAGAATGGATACTACCTAAAGCATCACTTAATCTTTCCTGAGCATCTAGCATAACATATTCCCGCATCGTAGTCTGCATATTATGGATAAAATTAAGCTCTCGACAAAGATTTTCTTCGTTAACTTCAAACTGCAGCAATTCAGGGAAAATACGTTGCTGTAAAAAAACATTAGGCAAACCAATTAATGTTGAATCAGGAAGATCTTCGGATTTTCTAATCATCCAAAACGTAATAGGATTCACTTTATAAGCAATAATAGGATACATACCTGTCATCACTGTTTCAAGCGTAATCGTACCAGCGCCAACCAAACCATATTTGCAATGCGCCATCACTTCAAGGCTGGAATCATCTAAAATATGAACGGCATGTCTAAAATTTTGCTTTTTTAGCTCTTTTTCAATGCGTTGTCTTAGGCCCTGGTGAGCAATAGCCATTAAAAACTCAACAGTATGCTGATTATAAAAGCGTTTCGCCGTCCTTAAAAAAACAGGCAACAATGAATCAATCTCTTGTAAACGTGAACCTGGCATCAATGCTATATATTGTATATGGGAATTTAAGTTATGTTTTTGATAGAACTGCTTATTTGGAATAAAATTTTTTAATTTCGCAGACAAAGGATTTCCAAAGTAAAATGCCTTATCTGTATACTGCTTATAAATAGCTACATCAGGATGCATATAACAAAAAAGCGCATCACATAAACTAGCCACCACAGGAGCAGTTTTTTTGCCCCACATTGACACACGAGGAGGTATAAAGAAAAATATTTTCACAGAAGAACCTAAAGCCTTTCGTATTTTCTTAGCAGCCAAAATATTAAAAACTTCATGATCAACAAGAACAATATTCTTAATATGATGCTTTTTTACATAGGGAACAATCTTACGTAACATTTTCCACTGTTTGAAAAGAAAACGGCCAGCTTCCAAAATACCGACAGCAGAAAACAACGTATTATCTTCATAAAGAGGCATCAAACCTTGTTTTAACATGTGCTGTCCGCCATATCCTACAAACTGGACTTGTTTTTTTTGAGAAATATCAGACATCAATTGTGCGGCAAACATATCCCCTGAAACTTCGCCAGCAATAATAAAAATTTTACCCATAATAAGCCTTACTGATGAAAATCCAATGAATTTTTTGCTGTACGTCCTTCACCAAACTCAGAAATACCACGCTTAGACTGCGCTAAAAATTCCAAGGTGATCCGAACCATTCTATTATCTTGCCAATCAGGATAATGAGCAACAATAGCATCACGTGCACCATTTAAGGAATTAAATTCTTTAAAAATACGAAAAATATTTTTCGCTGTCTCACGTTCCTGGATCGAAAAGCCTGCTCTACGCAAGCCAACCGAATTAATACCAGAAATCAATCCGTAATAACTCGATACTAGCATAAAAGGAGGAATATCACGTCCGATACGAGATCCTCCGGAAATCATAACATTAGCACCAATTCGTACGCCTTGGTGCACCAAAACATTACCAGAAATAAAGGCATAATCATAGACAACGCAGGATCCTGCAAGAAGCACCCCGTTTGCCAGAATAACATGACCTTTGAGAACAACATTATGTGCTATATGCGCATTAACCATAAGCAAACAGTGGTCACCAATTATTGTATTTTTTGAAATATCAGCATTATCATAGCAAACAGGAGCATGGATTGTGACACCTTCACGGATAATATTATGATCACCGATTATTATTTTACCGTCCGAACCATTATAAGAAAAATCTTGCGGAGCCGCTCCCAGACATGAACCAGAAAAAATCTCATTAGAAATCCCTACAGATAAAGGACCTTTGATATAAACATGAGGATGAATAATAGTATTATCTCCAATGCTTACATCACCTTCTATAACAACATAAGGACCTATTTTGACGTTATCTCCTAAAACCGTATTTTTTGAAATAATCGCCGTCGGATGAACATTTGACATATTAATCCTCTTTTTTAATGAGACAGCCGTTTTTCTAGTTCTTGTAAGCACATTTTTTCTACCAAAGCAAACCGTTTATGATTTTCTTCACTGGTCTCCATAATAGTACGATGAGCTTCCAAAAGAAGACGAATATCTGATATTGTATTTTCAAGTTTTTTATTAATCTCATGTCCGCAAGAGGAACAATCCAATTCTTCAGAAAATAACGACGGAATAAAAGTCTCCAATCCCATCAATTCAAAAATATCAGTAATTTTTTTATCAGGATTCAAAAGAAATACAGAATTTTCTTTTAGACTGAACTTTTTCTTAATTGACAAAATAATCCCAATAAACGAACTATCCATATAACATGCTTCATGAGATTCAAAAAATACTCGTTCTATTTTATTACAACGAAAAAATTCTGTCAAATGTGAATCTAATTCCGGACAGTATTCTGCTGTCGCACGGCCAACTACCTGAACAATAAGATTCGATCCCTGAATTCCTAAGTTTATATGAGTATTTACCATATACACCTCAAATAACAAAAAAACAACATAAATATACTCCTATTAGAGTATATTTATGTTGTTTTCGTTCCATATTTTTACCTTAACATCATTGCATATGGTTCAGGATCAGTACGATTATTACCAATCCATACTTCATAATGAAGATGATAACCTGTAACGCGACCTGTTGCCCCAACATAGCCAATAACTTGACCTTGTTTTACACGAACTCCTTGATATACCTGCGCCGCAAAACCTTGCATATGGCCGTATCTTGTTTTAAATCCATAACGATGTTCTATTTCCAATAAATTCCCATATCCTCCAAAAACACCTCGCTTGGTTACAACACCATCAGCAGCCGCGTAAATAGGAGTACCGGGAAGTGTTGCAAAATCCATACCTTCATGACCCTCAAAACCGCGTCCATCAAAAGGATTACGACGCACACCAAAACGTGAAGTAATGCGAGCGCGTGTAGCTACAGGATATTTTGAAGGAATTTCACGTAAAAGTCGTTCATATTCCTGCATAAAATTACCGACACGAAATATTTTTTCTTTAGTTACATCTAATTCTTTTTGCAATCTTTGAAGTTGAACAATTTCACGTGGAGTATCTGATGTGTTTTGAACAGACAACTCAGGATCATTAAGGCTTATTGAATCGATATTATCTTTGGAAGAATTAATAATAGAATTAACTTCTAAACGAAATTGAGAAAAATATTCGGAAAGAGAATCAACTGTTTGAGAAACGTTACCAATTTTTTTTTCAAGCGCACTATTTTCAACTACTAAACGGACTTGATTACGAGCACTTTGCTGATGATTAGCAATAACATACATCGTAGAAAGCATCACAACTGTAAAAACAATCCCCAAAAAAAACATAATATAATTAGATATTTGTAAGTTCCATGTAGATTTACCAGTATGCGGCACTACAATAATACTGAGACGTCTTATACCCATATCATGAATTTGTTTCTTTATACTAATAAAAAAACGTTTTATACGCAGCCAAAGGTTCTTACGAACTTGCTGCTCATCGAAAAAACGAAGATCTTGAGAGAGAATATAATTAGAAGATTCTTTCTTTTTAAAAATCATCTTTCTTCCTCTTAACGATATAAAATAATTTTATATACCTATTATACAAATCATATACTCTTTTTGTCTATTTGTCAAGGTATTTTCCAGCTTTTTAAGTATGAATCATTTTCTGAAAACAGTCAAATTACCGCAAACTTGCTTTTTAGCAAAAATAATGCTATAATTAAATATAGGAAATATTATGTTTATCGACAGCCACACCCATTTGGATTTAACTTTAAAACAAACTTCTTTCAATCTATCGGAACTGTTACCTGACAGTTTAGATTTTGTTATACAAATTTCACTTAGTCCATTTGATTTCATAGAAAATCAGTCTCTTTTTTCTGGTCAGAAAAACATCTATTATGCTACAGGAATTTATCCGGATAACACAACACAAGCTGATTTCAATGAGAAAATCTGGCTGAACACGCTTCGAGAAATACTGCTTTCTTTCCCACACGTGGCGCTAGGAGAAGCAGGAATTGATTTCAAATATGAAAAATATGGTTCTCGAGAAGCTCAAGAATCACTTTTTCGTGGACAGTTAATCCTTGCTGAGGAACTCAATCTGCCACTAATCATCCATTCCCGTGAAACTTTTGAAGAATGTTTTGAAATTTTGAAAGAATTCCCAAAAATCAAAGTATTAATTCATTGTTTCAGCTATGGACCTCGAGAAGCCGAAAAACTGCTTGAAAATGGACATTATCTTTCTTTCTCAGGAAATCTAACATTCAAAAATGCAGCAACAATCCGCGAAGCAGCTATGCTATGTCCTCCAGATAGAATTTTCTTTGAAACTGACTGTCCTTATCTGACTCCCGAACCTTTTCGTGGACAACCCAATATTCCTGCTAATGTTGCTTTAGTATACCAAAAATTTGCAGAAATGCACAAGTTAGAGCTTTCAGATTTAATCTGGCAGATTCGACAGAATGCTGAAACTTTTTTCGGCATCAAAGCGAAATAAGCATTCCTTCACGGCAAAAAAACAAATTTTTAAAATGTTTTTGAGCTTCTTTTTCCATAGCAAAAATCTGAGCATCAGTACGTTCAGGATCATGATGGGTAAGACCGAGATATTTGACATTCGCTCGTTTTGCCACCTCAATGCTCTGCGACCACGATGAATGTCCCCAGCCAATATGATGTTCGAGTTCTTGGTCCGTATACTGGGCATCGTGAATCATAAAGTCAGCATTACGAGAAATATGAACAATCCTTTCATCCAGCTGCGATGGATAATGTTCGGTATCTGTATTCAGCACAAAAATCTTGCCATCAGCTTCTACACGGTAGCTGTAGGCACCTCCGGGATGAAGATGCCCTTTTGCTTCAAGAAAAATACCTTTACTGAGCTCGAAGCGTTGTTCCTCTAGTTCTATAAATGTAATACGTGCTGGCAGCTGCGAAAAACGCACTGGGCAATAATCAAAATCCATTTCGGCAATAATCAATTCTTCAAGGCTTCGGTTGGTTTTAATGGGTCCGTAAACAATAATTTCAGTTTGAGCCCTAAATGCTGGAGGAAAAAACGGAAACCCATAAATATGATCCCAATGAGTATGTGTCAAAAATAAATGTAGTTTAGGCATTTTTTTGCCGTGAAATTCTTTCAGAAGTGCCTTGCCCAGAGGAATAATACCGGTTCTGGCATCGAAAATCATAATAGTACCGTCATCCAAGCGAGCTTCAATACAAGTTGTTTGTCCCCCGACTTCCATTTTATCTTTTTCGGGAGTGGGTAATGACCCCCTAACTCCCCAGAGACGAATTTTCATACTGCCTCCCATTTTCACTGCTTATTAATAATTTAAAATCAAAACATATGGTTCATTATCGATAGCGGAAACTTTCATATCTTTACCAAATGCCCCAAGTTGAATTCTGCCAGGAAGTTCAGCCTCAAGAAGAGCACCAAAGCGGTCAAAAAGCTTGCGAGCTTCGGCAGCAGGCATCGATTTCCCAAATGACGGACGATTTCCTTTTTTGTCTATGCTGATAATATAAACTGACTTATAGACAAGAGACTTCTACCATGCTCTCGGATAGAAATTTCTCCCAAATCAGAATCAAAAATCCGAAGTTTTATAATTTTATCAGTGGCATACTGGCATTCTGATGGAGTGTCAGACCTTTAAACCCCGTGTAAAGCAACAACCCCGCATTTATTTCCCCGATCAAAGCACCATCAACACGTGCATTGACTGACAATACATACCTTACCACCACGATCATATCAACGTATCTTTAGCGAAGCCAATGCCAGCAAAGCAAAAAATATCCCTAAAATCCAAAACCGTACAACTACTTGATTTTCCTTCCAGCCAGAGAGCTCAAAATGATGGTGAATGGGAGCCATTTTGAAGACGCGTTTTTTGCAGCACTTGTAAGAAATAACTTGTATCATCACTGAGAGCGTCTCCAAAACAAACATAAACCCGGCAATTGGAAGGAGAAGCTCCTGTTTAAGCATAATAGCAACTACTGCCGCACACGCTCCCATGGGCAACGAACCTGTGTCCCCCATAAACACATCGGCAGGATAAATATTGTACCACAAAAATCCAGCCATCCCACCCAAAACAGCAGCCACAAACACACTGAGCTCGCCAGCACCTTGAATATAAGGTAAAAGAAGGTAATGAGCAGAAACAGAGTTGCCCATAAGGTAGGCAAATACGCCGAACGGCAGGAAAAGAGCAATCCCCATACCAGTAGCGAGACCGTCAAGACCATCAGTAAGATTAGCTGCATTAGAGGTACCGACAATAATCAGGACATAAAATAAAAAGGCCAATAGCAATGGTATATACCATAATACTTTAGCATAATAAGGGACAAACTGGGCTTGAAAGAGCTGGGATTTGTAGGGAACAAAAATATTTGTTTTCTGATTATGAGTGGTACCTGAAACGAACTCTTTTCTCTCGACGAAAATATTAACAGCATTACCGCTGTCATAAAGCACGCTGCCGGAAAAAACTTCTTGATCTTCGCCTTTGCCGGACCATGCGGGAAACGAAAAAATAGCAAGGTTAGAAACAGCTCCGAGCTCGACATTATAGATACCAGCATAAAAGGACAACTGATTTTTTTTCTCGAAAGAAGGCAAAAGCAGGTTCCACTCCCAATCATGGTTTACAGAAACATTTGTAGCAGCAAGCACCGATCCGTCTTGTGATCTCAACGTCAAATCGATGGTATCAACAGTTGAATGATAAGAACGCATGTGATAAATCAACACCAGCAGCACAAAAGCTGATATCCCTTGCCAAAACAGCTTGCCAGAATACGACAAACCTTTAGTATTACTGCACTTAATTTTTGCAAAGTCATCAACGAAACCAATTACCCCAAACAAAATAAGCGATAAACATGCGATCAGTACAAAAGGATTCCATGCCGCCCAAAGCAGTGCCGAAATCAGGACAGATCCCCACATAAAAATACCACCCATAGTAGGAGTTCCCGTTTTAACAAGATGAGCATAAGGACCATCATCTCGGACTTGCTGGCCAAACCGCATTTCAGCAAGGTAATTAATGGCAGGGCGCCCAATGGTCAATGCTAATAAAAAAGCCGTTACTGCCGCCATGATACCGCGAAACGTCAAATAACGGAAAATATTAATATGTTCAGCTAAAAATTCGTAGAACATGGATCCCCCACAACCTCAAAATGCTTTAAAATTGACTATATATGTTAAATATTATATAATAATATGAAATAAAAATAAAGGAAATAACAATGATTTTTTCCCAGTTTTCAAACAAAATCAACATGACACATCCTCAAGCAAGAAAAGATTTCGCCAAAGATGATTCTAAACTAATTGATTTATCAATAATGGAGCCGGATTTATCTCCTCCCTATCAGTTATTAGAAGCAATAGAGAGGAATCCGCGAAATATAGAAATTTTCCGCTATCATCCGACGAAAGGAATACCAGAATTATGTGCGTTGCTGGCGGATGAGTATAAACAGAAAAAAATCCCTGTAACTGGTGAAAACATTGCTATTACTTCGGGGGCTCGGGGAGCTGTTATGTCAACAATGCAGGCTATTCTAAACCCAAACGATGAAGTTATCATTTTTGCTCCATATTGGGTCGGCTATGTTGGAGAAACACAGTTAATGGGAGCAGTACCAAAAATTATTAAACTAGACGAAGAAGATTCTTTTTTACCGGACATTGAAGTGCTGAAACAGAATATAAATTCGCGGACAAAAATGATTATCATCAACAACCCTCACAATCCGACTGGAGCTGTTTGGAACAGAGAAATATTAATGCAGATTATCGAACTGGCGCAGGAAAAAAATATTTTTATTGTCAGTGACGAAATTTTTACGGCTGAAGTATTCGAAGGCAAATTTACATCTCTTGCCGAACTTATTCCCAAACTCGAAAATTGTGCTATTGTGCGGTCTTTTTCGAAAAGCCTTGCTATTCCAGGGATGCGGATTGGTTGGATGCTGGCTCACCAGTCATTAATTGAAAAAATTGCACTTATTCAGCGATGTACGATTGGCGGCGTCAATACTCTGACACAATATTCGGTAATTGAAGCTTGGGAACCTATCCAGCAGTGGCTTACAAAAACTTTGGTAGAGATCGACAGGGAACGGCGTGATACTTTGATGAAAGCTTTATCTGAACAGCATGGATTTCGGACGATGATGCCTGTGGCAGGTATGAGCTGTTTTACTAATATAAAATATTATTTGGGCAATGAAGTTGGAGGGGAAGTACCGCAAACTTCATCAGAATTTTGCGATATTGTGTTTCGGAAAGCTGGAGTTTTACTTTCAGACGGAGGATCAATGTTTGGTATTGAAGGATTTGTAAGATTTTGTTTTACAAAAGAGCCGGCAATTTTAACAGAAGCTGTTAAAAAGATTGCCGCTATCCTTGAGAAATAAAATTTTAAAAATCTTTCCCATCGTAGGAATGAAACGCATAAACATTCTCAGGAACATTTTCACCGTAACACAAATAATAAAGATGTTCAAAACTATAAACAATCAATTCACGGACTTCGGAAAAATCTTGAGTTATGGGTTGTAGATGATCATGTTCAAAAGTGGCTGATAGATTTCGAAGTTTAGAAACATTATCAGACAAATATTGTAACTCGGAGAGGACTGGTTCTATAGGAAATGGTTTTATTTCCGAAAGAGTTATAGGATTAGATTCAGTTAGAGTTTCTAGAATATTTTTGCCAACAGCATAAGCTTTTCTAATGGATAAATCCGCATCTTTTAATTCTTCCATAATAGCATCACCGATATTTGTACTTTTTTCAGCAAAATCTTTAACTCTGTCGGAAACAGATAAAAACGCTCTGCCTGATTCACCAGACCGAGCCGCTTCGATCGAAATATTCAACGCCAGTATACCAGCTTGAAAACCATTATCTGCAGAAGCCTTGGCTAAAGAGACAGAACGCTCTGCACGTGTGAATAAACGAGATAATAACTTTTGAATATAAATAATTTTTTCACGTGTATCAGTATCTCCAGCAAGATCTTGAGTAATAGTTGGTTTCTCATGATCTACGCTTTGCAGTAAAGTGTTTTTAATACCTCCGATTTGAGTAGACAAAGAAGCTATATAATTATTCAACTCATGAGCCTTTTCATAAAAAATAGAACTAATATGGGAATTAGAATCTGCAGGCTGGTCCATCAGCTTAAGCTCTTTCCACATATCGTCAAGAACGCCAGCAATTTCGCTGATTAAATTTTTACGTAGAGAAAAACCGATAAACAAGCTGAAAACTAAAAAAATTAAAAACAAACCTGAACTGATAGGCAAAAACACGCGAGACAAAGTTGCAGAAAAAGACGAATCAATAGCTGATGTAGCCATTCGTTTGAGCAAGATAATTTGATCACTGAGATTTTGATATTTTTGGATTAAAACAGGAGAATTTTTTTCATTGAAGGCTTCTTTATAAAATTCTTCGCCTAAAGCACCCAACAGCACAACTTCAGCTTTGGAATTAGGCATAGACTTGATATAATTTTGAGATACGGTTTCCATCCATGAATTCAAAAGCGTTTGAGGAAAATTTGGTTTTGCATTCTGGGTGTTCTGTGTGCTGAAATATAAAATTGACGTAGCCTCTGCATCAATTTCCGACAATATACTAACCTGTTCTCGGATAAAATTATCTTTTTTCTCGAGCATCAAATAATAAACAAACACAGATGTATTTAGCAAAAAGAAAAAACTCCACAAAGCAGCAATTCGAGCAACAGCCTTGTTGACGTTGGAACCGATACTTTCTTGAGCCATAAAATATTTCTCCTGTCTGTAAACTTTTAATTGTATCGGCATTTTATCGATATTTATTAAGCTATCAGACAATAAAAATCAAAAGTTCATGCTGCCACACCCCAAAGTATAGTAAAGCTTTTTAAGACAAAAATACAAAATAGCTGTCAGTTTATCAGCTGTGGAACGTATTTTCAAATAATTTTTCCAAGAAAAAGACGGCAGTAGCAAAGGACAATAAATAAAAAATGAAAATAACTGAAAAATATTAAGACTACGAAAAGACGTATCATTCAAGAGATGAGAAAAATTAGTAAGAATAAGTTTTTCTTTTTTAAAAGCAGAATTCTTAAAAGAAACTAAATACGCTTGATAAAAAATTCTGGTCATTTCCAATAGCTCATTAAACGTACAGAAAGTCACACAAGCATAAAAAATATAACTATATTTTTCTGGGATATCGATACCTAAATAATTTTTCATACCTAGGATTACTATTAATCCCGTTCTTTTTCTATTGTTTTCAAGCTGGAGTACAGAAGCTTGTGCTTTTATGAAGACGGTATCTGACTAAAACTTCAGGAATAGAACAGACATCAGTAAACTCCATAGCTCTATTCCATAATTCGAAATCTTCGGAACCGAAATAAGATTCGTCATAACGGAAGCTAAACTCTTTAAAAATCGAAAGCCTAATCATCACTGTAGGATGAGCCAACGCACATCCAAACAACAATATTGTTTTTGTGTCCGCAACATCAGGAAAATAATTCCAAACATTGGATTTGCTATCTTCAAACGTTTCTACCGGTTCCATATATCCTGATGCTTGGATGCTTCTCCATAAACACAACTTGCTTTTCAAAACGCTAGGGTAATGAAATATCATCTGCATCCATAAGCTCAACATACATTCCCTGGGTATGATCCAACACCATATTAAGAGCAGCGCTGATTCCTTTTTAAGTGCCTTGAAAAATTTTTACCCGCAGATTATTGTAAG
This region includes:
- a CDS encoding methyl-accepting chemotaxis protein; translation: MAQESIGSNVNKAVARIAALWSFFFLLNTSVFVYYLMLEKKDNFIREQVSILSEIDAEATSILYFSTQNTQNAKPNFPQTLLNSWMETVSQNYIKSMPNSKAEVVLLGALGEEFYKEAFNEKNSPVLIQKYQNLSDQIILLKRMATSAIDSSFSATLSRVFLPISSGLFLIFLVFSLFIGFSLRKNLISEIAGVLDDMWKELKLMDQPADSNSHISSIFYEKAHELNNYIASLSTQIGGIKNTLLQSVDHEKPTITQDLAGDTDTREKIIYIQKLLSRLFTRAERSVSLAKASADNGFQAGILALNISIEAARSGESGRAFLSVSDRVKDFAEKSTNIGDAIMEELKDADLSIRKAYAVGKNILETLTESNPITLSEIKPFPIEPVLSELQYLSDNVSKLRNLSATFEHDHLQPITQDFSEVRELIVYSFEHLYYLCYGENVPENVYAFHSYDGKDF
- a CDS encoding pyridoxal phosphate-dependent aminotransferase, which gives rise to MIFSQFSNKINMTHPQARKDFAKDDSKLIDLSIMEPDLSPPYQLLEAIERNPRNIEIFRYHPTKGIPELCALLADEYKQKKIPVTGENIAITSGARGAVMSTMQAILNPNDEVIIFAPYWVGYVGETQLMGAVPKIIKLDEEDSFLPDIEVLKQNINSRTKMIIINNPHNPTGAVWNREILMQIIELAQEKNIFIVSDEIFTAEVFEGKFTSLAELIPKLENCAIVRSFSKSLAIPGMRIGWMLAHQSLIEKIALIQRCTIGGVNTLTQYSVIEAWEPIQQWLTKTLVEIDRERRDTLMKALSEQHGFRTMMPVAGMSCFTNIKYYLGNEVGGEVPQTSSEFCDIVFRKAGVLLSDGGSMFGIEGFVRFCFTKEPAILTEAVKKIAAILEK
- the mraY gene encoding phospho-N-acetylmuramoyl-pentapeptide-transferase, which produces MFYEFLAEHINIFRYLTFRGIMAAVTAFLLALTIGRPAINYLAEMRFGQQVRDDGPYAHLVKTGTPTMGGIFMWGSVLISALLWAAWNPFVLIACLSLILFGVIGFVDDFAKIKCSNTKGLSYSGKLFWQGISAFVLLVLIYHMRSYHSTVDTIDLTLRSQDGSVLAATNVSVNHDWEWNLLLPSFEKKNQLSFYAGIYNVELGAVSNLAIFSFPAWSGKGEDQEVFSGSVLYDSGNAVNIFVERKEFVSGTTHNQKTNIFVPYKSQLFQAQFVPYYAKVLWYIPLLLAFLFYVLIIVGTSNAANLTDGLDGLATGMGIALFLPFGVFAYLMGNSVSAHYLLLPYIQGAGELSVFVAAVLGGMAGFLWYNIYPADVFMGDTGSLPMGACAAVVAIMLKQELLLPIAGFMFVLETLSVMIQVISYKCCKKRVFKMAPIHHHFELSGWKENQVVVRFWILGIFFALLALASLKIR
- a CDS encoding glycosyltransferase family protein, with amino-acid sequence MEPVETFEDSKSNVWNYFPDVADTKTILLFGCALAHPTVMIRLSIFKEFSFRYDESYFGSEDFELWNRAMEFTDVCSIPEVLVRYRLHKSTSFCTPA